The Pochonia chlamydosporia 170 chromosome 1, whole genome shotgun sequence genome window below encodes:
- a CDS encoding alpha-L-fucosidase 2 precursor (similar to Aspergillus flavus NRRL3357 XP_002383494.1) encodes MCKAPEFLPTRHLWYDGPAQDFAGGLPIGNGRLGAVVLGWDWERVIINENSVWEGPFQDRINNNSLEALPKIRDHLRKGDITEASRLVLNNMVASPPVSRAYTVTNNLAINFYQQQRHWSNYRRWLDVVEGVTGVMYDYEGVTYTREYVANNPVGVLAARFTASQEGKLRLTVGLERATGGIAYNIASTNPHTIVFDVEGHEANAIAFSSGVRVVTDGVVEVSSDGKFLDVSGACKVDLFYDTETEFLWKSKAEYKAEVERKLNTASSAGFEKIRADATKDHSTLMNRVSLDLGTSNTAKLSTDTRVAYYSSNPGNDNAFIALMFNFGRHLLISCSRDTGRPGMGVPANLQGIWNEDKFPPWGGKFTVNINTQMNYWLAEATNLPETLLPLWDLIERSRERGRDVAKRMYGCPGSVSHHNLDLWGDSAPHDHGEKWTMWPMSRLWLANQAMDHYRFTGNKEFLRNKVLPEFEAIAVFLNCNLFEFEGYYSTGPSISPENFFWITDSKTQDPNIVGAIDISPTMDVSLLRDFYTNYVDMVTALGMGKSTNGMTRKAHEIRSKLRPIAIGTHGHVREWRKDYWEMEVGHRHISHLWDLFPGSQMSPLVNMTLANAARITLQRRTDNFGGGATTGWSRAWIAACYARLFDAGKALEHARELLKHHVFNNLLHKIERGGRVFQIDSNLGFVAAVAEWFVQSHTGYIHLLPALSSDLTAGSVKGLVTRGGFIVDIHWGKSGVLLEAKIKSTRGGELKVRVSDGKVFKLDGRVVQPESAVATEPGKVYIVTL; translated from the exons ATGTGCAAGGCACCGGAATTTCTGCCAACGCGTCACCTTTGGTATGACGGGCCAGCACAGGATTTTGCCGGCGGTCTACCTATTGGAAATGGGAGGCTGGGAGCCGTGGTCCTTGGGTGGGACTGGGAAAGGGTTATCATTAACGAGAATTCTGTATGGGAGGGTCCTTTCCAGGATCGTATTAACAACAACTCTCTCGAGGCCCTCCCCAAAATCCGTGACCATTTGAGAAAAGGCGATATAACAGAAGCAAGTCGATTAGTTCTAAATAACATGGTTGCGAGCCCACCTGTGTCGAGGGCTTACACTGTTACTAATAATCTAGCAATTAACTTCTATCAACAGCAGCGTCATTGGTCAAACTACAGAAGGTGGTTGGACGTTGTTGAAGGAGTCACGGGCGTAATGTATGACTATGAAGGGGTCACTTATAC GCGCGAGTATGTTGCCAACAACCCGGTGGGCGTTCTTGCCGCTAGGTTCACAGCTAGCCAGGAGGGCAAATTACGTCTTACGGTTGGCCTGGAACGCGCCACCGGGGGTATAGCTTACAACATAGCCTCGACAAATCCGCACACCATTGtatttgatgttgagggccACGAGGCTAATGCAATTGCCTTTTCCTCTGGTGTGCGCGTTGTGACAGACGGAG TCGTGGAGGTTTCGAGCGATGGCAAGTTCCTTGATGTCAGCGGAGCCTGCAAGGTTGACTTGTTCTATGATACCGAGACGGAATTCCTATGGAAATCGAAGGCAGAATACAAAGCCGAGGTCGAAAGAAAGCTAAATACAGCATCTTCGGCTGGTTTTGAAAAGATTCGGGCCGACGCGACCAAAGACCATAGCACCTTGATGAATCGAGTCTCACTCGACCTTGGTACTAGTAACACAGCGAAATTAAGCACCGACACACGAGTCGCTTACTATAGTAGCAATCCCGGGAATGATAACGCGTTTATTGCCCTGATGTTTAATTTTGGCCGTCACCTGCTTATCTCATGCTCGCGAGACACTGGTCGTCCTGGCATGGGCGTTCCAGCAAACCTGCAGGGCATCTGGAACGAGGACAAATTCCCGCCTTG GGGAGGCAAGTTTACTGTTAATATCAATACTCAGATGAACTACTGGCTCGCCGAAGCAACGAACCTACCCGAAACGCTTCTGCCACTTTGGGACCTGATTGAACGCAGCCGTGAACGCGGCAGGGACGTTGCCAAGCGTATGTATGGCTGTCCCGGGTCCGTTTCCCACCATAATCTTGACCTCTGGGGTGATTCCGCACCGCACGATCATGGGGAAAAGTGGACAATGTGGCCCATGAGCAGACTTTGGCTAGCGAACCAAGCCATGGATCACTATCGATTTACCGGCAACAAGGAATTCCTACGGAACAAAGTCCTGCCTGAATTCGAAGCAATAGCTGTGTTTTTAAACTGCAATTTATTCGAATTCGAGGGTTATTATTCCACCGGCCCGTCGATTTCACCAGAGAACTTCTTCTGGATTACCGATAGCAAGACGCAGGACCCCAATATAGTTGGGGCGATTGATATATCACCTACCATGGACGTCTCCTTACTCCGTGATTTCTACACTAATTACGTCGACATGGTCACAGCTTTAGGAATGGGCAAGTCCACTAATGGAATGACTAGAAAGGCGCATGAAATTCGTTCTAAACTTCGGCCGATTGCTATCGGTACTCATGGCCATGTCCGGGAATGGCGGAAGGATTATTGGGAGATGGAAGTCGGTCATCGCCATATATCGCATCTTTGGGACCTCTTCCCAGGGAGCCAAATGAGTCCGCTTGTCAATATGACATTGGCCAATGCTGCTAGGATAACACTCCAGCGCCGGACTGATAATTTTGGGGGAGGCGCTACTACTGGATGGTCGAGAGCTTGGATTGCGGCATGCTATGCTCGCCTTTTCGATGCGGGGAAAGCCTTGGAACACGCCCGGGAACTGCTAAAGCATCACGTATTCAACAATTTGCTTCACAAAATCGAGCGTGGCGGGAGGGTCTTTCAAATCGATAGCAACCTGGGGTTCGTTGCGGCAGTTGCCGAGTGGTTTGTGCAGAGTCATACCGGATATATACATCTTCTTCCAGCTTTAAGCAGCGACCTGACAGCCGGGTCTGTCAAGGGGCTTGTTACCCGCGGCGGATTTATCGTTGACATACATTGGGGTAAGAGTGGGGTGTTGTTAGAGGCCAAAATCAAGTCAACGCGGGGTGGGGAACTGAAGGTGCGCGTATCCGACGGGAAGGTGTTCAAGTTGGATGGACGAGTGGTTCAGCCTGAGTCTGCTGTGGCTACGGAACCGGGGAAGGTTTATATCGTCACACTGTAA